Below is a genomic region from Xiphophorus couchianus chromosome 9, X_couchianus-1.0, whole genome shotgun sequence.
TAAAGCTCGCCAGCAGATGAAAGCATTAAGTGCTCTAAAATTTCCAGATAGGACTTTGTAAATTATAAAACAGTGCAACTTAAAAGAAGGAATGGTACAGTTGTAATCAATGTACTGGATAACTGTGTTATGGCTCTTGGAAGGACCGACTCTAGATATAATCTACACCTTGAGAATCTCCCCCATCCTCTCAAATGGGCTTCACAATCCTTCCAAGGCTGTAGTTGTCCCTGGTGCTTGTATACagttttctgttagttttttcttccactcagtTTTCCAGTACCGTGCTTTGGTACAACCAGTTTcttaataaatgtacttttgtagatttttgtcattattaaaaaaaaaatctgacaaaccAGATTTCATTGGCTACAAGCCATAATCAAAATTTACAGAAACACTTGAGCATCTTCAGTTTGAGTGGATTGACATACTCCCATCTAAAGTGGAGATGTGTACAATGTGGCTCAAGAGAGCCCTGCAGAAGATGGTGAAGGAAGCTGAGAACGTCACTGAAATGCTCCAACCTTTTGTCTGTATCAGAACGTCTGAAGGAACAGGACTGGAAATTATTAGCCTCCTTACACCCTCTTCATGAACTGTTTCAATTGCTGGCTTAAAGCAGAAGCAGCACCACCAAACTGCTACATAGATTTCTGCCTTAAGCTGTAAAATTCCTGAATAGCCATTTGGAGATTTGTTATAACTGAAGATTGTGTACCTTATAGTATGGAACTCTAttcatgtattttgttttttattttataaatcttttttgttACACCAATCCTTAAGAAATAGGGTGTCGTTTTTTCAGATGCCATCAAATATtccaaagaaaagagaaagatgcTAGTTGGATGATAGCTGGAAAGATATTAAATGTTTGGTGTCCACAATTGGTCCTGAGCGAAAACCTGATGAGAGTTTTCTGAAcgctttgtatttgtttttgtgttttataatcAGGCATTAGAAGGGGCAGCTTGGAAAAAGGTCCTCCAAATCCATCACTTCAACGTTCGTGTTGTGATTAGTTTTCGGGAAGAAAGTCAGAATGGTTCAGAGAATACTAAATCAATTTGTTGGTGCCAAATATGTCTCAATTCTTAGGACATGGTAAGTGACTATAACGCTGTAACAGGCTGAATGTTGAAGATAATTAGTGTCGGGTTTTCGCGGTAGTTGACCCTGTGTCCTTCTGTGTGACCCGTATAACTGACTTTAGCATAAACCTGCTTCACGACGCAGTTAATTATTAACTTTTAAGTCTATGAGGTATGTTGTTAGCCATATGAGGACTCTGGGTGATTCTACTCTCAAAGGCTTATTTTAAGTTAACTATTGCTAAACTCATAACAAGTCCAAAATTGATCGTCACTACTATTTATAGTTCACTTgttagatattaaaaaaaaatcccatttaaaTCTACTAGTTCTTTTTGTACAGTTGCTTGCTACATTAGATGATATCTATTCaaagagcattaaaaaaaagatttaattttatgtaaagaTCATAGAAGCTACAATTGAGTTTCAAGTCGGTCAGtaattttgtgtgaaaatatacaatgaaaatctaaacattttaagatgACGAACCCCTTTTTGGATTAAATAAGTGTTAGATGCAATATTATTACTCACCAATACTAATCTAATAATAGCTCATCACACAGAAACTGGAGCTCCAAATTTGTAAGATCTTTTACATAATGgatgttggtaaaaaaaaaaaaaagtatcacaaCTTGACACAAGCTGCTCAACAGTTTTAACATCAGAATAAGTCCTGACCAAGGGTTGGTCACTACGTTTCTGCAGAGACTTCATGTTCATgccttcagattagctcaaACATCACTTAGTAGCATAGATTTTCATGGGCAACCAAGTCCATTGAGAAGAAGCACATTGCACTCTAGATCAGTGGAGTGGAGTGATAAAGCGTGTCCCTCTGTCAACCCATTGGACTACTTTAGTTTTGACTGATTCCCAGAGTGCGGCATTTGCTGGACTAcatttttaaaggctttttaaaaatcagtaatTTGCGATCGGCCAGACAACTGCGATCGGTGCACCCCTGATTTAATGACATCTATTTGACATCAAAAttcatttactcattttgcCAACAGAGTCACAGGTTTAAATATGTCTGGCAATAGCagataatgttttttattgaaagccgctatttttcaacttttaaagcatttattttaaacttttattatgaCACATACAGTAAGTCATTCTTTTTATAGAGTTCATTGTGCTGCCGCATGACCACAGTAAATTAACAGGAGGTGCTGTTGATTCATGCGTTGTATTTGACAGTTAAATTTGTCCTTTTTAGAAGTCCTCGTGTCTTCCTCCATCTCTAGGGTACCAAATATGGTTGCCTGGGGAACAGTTGGTGGCGTGGCGGTCATTCACTTCACCGACTGGCGGTTAATTCTGGACTATGTGCCATACATTAATGGGAAGTTTAAGAAGGACGAATAAAGAGAGGTGTAGGATGTGAGTCTTTTGTCCTTGTATTCAATACAGTTTGTTTCTTCTTATGAATTACCAGTGAATTTCAAGCAGAGTGTTTATAAATTTTAATCCAGCCTGTCGGTTCATGTTGAACGCAGGGCATGCTGGGTACCTTAGCTGAACACAAGCTTCTGTGTTAATTTAATATGGCTGCAACTTTGCTTACATCTGACACCtgaagttttaatttagttaaattttaaacttcagAAGTGTCCACACCTCCACCAAGCCAAAGGTCCAGACTCCTCTGTGCAAAGCAAACGTAGAACCAGAGGATGTTTTTTACTAGTCTATATCtacataaaattataaaaatctataatgcaaattaatttttttttaatttgaaacagaaaataaataatcccTGCTGCAGTTGATTATTACAATCAAACAGttggaatattttctttatatttacaTAGACCAAAAGTAGGATGGACAGAAAATGTAGTGGTAGTTTTCGAATGCCTACTGTGCTGAATATTATCCCATTCGGTCTTTgttgtaaataagaaaaattatgtaGGAGCCCTCTTACCAACTGTGCACAGCAACAGATGGGGGAGGGACAGTCCTGCACTCTTTCATGCGTCACACAGCAGGAGAAAACTCTCCAGCACTTTTTTTTGGGTATCTACTCAAAgggattttaatttaaaaaagaggcAGGTTTGAAGCagcaacttttttaaaaaccttgatATAGGCTGGCCAAAACctacataaaatcttaatatttttgtatattttgctttatgctgtttagttttatttttccaaattcggaaacacatgaaataaattactttaacatttattttattttgaatatgcTTTCTGTGCTTTAGTTCTTTCTGTGTACTTAATTTTGAAATAGACTAATCTAATCATTTAGACACCTCtggtctttgtttctttttttaaaataatggctGTAGAGGTAGAATAGTTTTATAAATATACCAATGTCTGAAATGAACAGCTTCATAATCATGTTTCCCTGAGTTGGATAGTTCACCCAATCAAACAGATGTGTGTTTTACTCTATAAGCCTTGTATCTGCTTACAGGACCTGGACTCTGGGCACATGGCTGGACTTCTCTAGCAGCAAGTTTAAGTAGGATGGCTGGTCTCTGCAGGCTACATGGTGCGCTCtgtaaaaatgcttctttttgaTCCATTGTTGTAAGATGTGAATAAGTTCttaatttatccaaatatttccAAGATATCTTGTAACTTTCAACTATTAAAATGGTTTTGCTTaaaacttttgtctttgttattattactattattgtgacaacaatctTCCATATATAAACATCTTAAGTGCGTATACGGAAcattaaaaactacagaaaacaGTGTAATGAACTGAAGGGGGGACAAAAATACACCTGTAGCTTTCAACGCCTGTTAAAATGTGTGCAGAATAAACGAAAAATAGCTGGAGTATTACTGCTGGAGGACCAGACATTGAGCTACAGGTGTCAAACTGGCGACTGCCCTGCGACTTTTAGATgcgcctctgctgcaccacacctgaacagaataattaggtcattagcaaggctcagagaactgatctacacaaggaggaggtaattaagccatttcattccagtgttttgtacctgtggcacatctaaaaactgcaggacagcggccctcgaggactggagtttgacacccctagACGCACACTGCGATATTTGCGTGGATaatgtctttcattttttaacatcGTAGGGGGGAGGGGACTGAaagaggagaggggagaagGGATTTAACACAGCAAGAGGCTGAAAGCGAGATAGTGTCCTCAAGATGGATAAAAACGAGTAAGTAGACCGGCTAAACAATGAGCAAAACACCAACAAGGGAGTTAGTTGCTGTAATTCTTCTGTTTGGtgccatttttaatataaaaatggaaaatatgtttatcaTCGATTAGGCAAACGCTGCGGTCTCTCGCTCTCTGCTAACAGCAGTCCGGTGGGTCTCCTGGATCTCTGTCGCTCtcgtttttgtttcatttaaaccaCAGTTGCATGGTTAAAATATTTCGTTTAAGTACGTCGACATCTGTAGTacattgaaatgtgttttcaacTTAAGGATTTAACCGTATAAAAATGCACGCAAGTATTTCTGCGTCGGTGTCGAGACGCGTTTACACAGAATCTCTTAGAACATGAcatgtattttacattattcGCCTTCATTTCGCTGGATCTACTTTGTtcattgaaatgaaaaaagcCGGCTCCAAGTCTGAAGGACAACGGTCTTCATTGTGCTGGTGAAacgacccccccccccccttttttttgtcGTGTAACTTACGTAGAACTTGCGCATTTAAATTCACAATGTAGTGCAAtacatgtgtatatatattttttttatcactgctTCTGTTAGTTTTAGCTGCGGTAATGGAGGCTGTCATTGCTGCTTCGGGGTTGCTCTACTTTCTGTTGTCACGTTTATGAACTCCATACGTTAATGGAGATGTTATGATGGCTGCAAGCgttcaaacagaacaaaaagctgGACTTCCTTTAcgtgtcaaaataaaagataaacgACCTAACTTCTATTATCAGATAAACAAGCACACATAGGTTGTACGTAAAAAATGAAGctgttttagctttattttttttttgtgcttgacaaatcaaatttaatataagcagtatttaagtttatttgttgcttattttttaagtgTGACACTTACTGTGTTCACATATGCTACATTAATGCAAACTTCATTGAATGAAGGGGTTTCTGTGGTTATGGTGGTATCCTCGCTTAGAGTGCTGGACACACTCATCAAAAAATTATGGCAAACTTCAATAAATCAACCTActatttttactaaatattcTAACAAATATTCTTATGTCATTACTGAATGAATCAACTTCTCTGATTAAATGTAAATCGTGATACTTTTAAACAGTGCTGCTTCCTTGCCAGGTTCCTTTTGAAAAAGAGATTGTAGATCTCGGCTAAGTTTAATCTGGTCTTGGACGTCTATGGCAGAAGATATGTGGAAGTTGAATAGATGAATTTAAAAATCACTCTACCACTGTGAATTCATGAgcgcttttagaaaaataaatatatgaagaATTCATTGAAGATTAATATGAGCTAAACCAGGTATTGGAAAAAGTATCTGCCCAGTTTTTTGGGTAAATATTTTGTTCCAATTATTGCCTAACATTTGATTATTTCCCCCTCTAATTAATGGTGCTCAAattaaagacagattttttgtcttaatttttttaatatgagcTCATGCTACTGTAGAACATTGCATATTTATGGTTTGCCATTTGTCTGACTGGCAATAGAAATGTTGGAGGGAGAAAGCACTGGGTTGGAGGAAAATAATAGAATAACTCCATGCCACTCAGGGTGACgatcttaaaataataataatgagaagaaaactaaatttaaattatttgaatttaaagattGCCTTTCTGTTACTTGATTTATGAaattgtaaaaagtaaaaataatgacCTTTGGAATAATGTCTGTTATTTGAGGTAAATGTAGGGATGGCAATGTGTATCTTTGTCATATTAAAATTTGAGGGACAGCTTAATTATGtgtattattgttattgctCCTTTTTACTCAtcaaattttattctttatttttttcccacattttttaaattaaatcaggaAGAATAAAACTTTGTTATAGTAGGATATATGTATGAATTGGTCCAAAACAGCAAACAATGTTATTATATTAGGCTGTGGccatgatttttgtttttttcctctcatgcCACCAGACGGATTCTGTAGGAAACAATTAAGTAAatgttgtttgtatttaatAATGTGTCATAGGTCCATGTGTTTATCtcaaaatgaattgtttttgtggtttctaAACATCTGACCTGATTTCACTACTTCAGATATTTCTAATGAGCCATTTAAACAAGAATGCAATGAACACAAAATACCTAAATTATTAATGTGACCATTTTTATGTTGTCACATTAAAATGCTAATAGACTTCGTGACCTATATTGAGAACTCGACATaaatttttttggacattttttatttttttttttttccagaagcttttcttttgaaGTCTTAAACCTGAACCGTCCGGTCCTAGCTCCGCGCTGCTCCGTTTTTCCTTTGCGGATGTAGTTCCAACGGTGACACGCAGGTGGTGATGGGGCCGAGATCCGCGCGGAGCGATCTCCGCAGCCACAAAGAGACGACGTGCTTTCAGCCGGGAGATCCCATTACAGGGGGCACGCGCTTTAAAATGGTTGAAACAAAAGCGTGAGAAGCTCCAGACCAGCCTTTCAGGTTGCAGCGACACGTTTTTCCAAAATCCGACCTGGCTCTTTTGCCGTAACTTTTAGCGGATTCACTGGCCAGCCGCGGGGGAAAATGGAGAAGAAAAGGTGGGATTGCTCTGCTCTCCCTAAAGGCTGGAAAATGGAAGAAGTGACCAGAAAGTCGGGTTTGTCAGCTGGGAAAAGCGATGTCTATTATTTTAGGTACTAAACGACTGGTAACTTGAAGTACACCACAGTTGCACCATACACCGAGATTGCGGACGGAAGCAGGCAGGAAAATGAGCGGGGTGGTCGgtaccaaacaaaaaaaagttttgaaggAAAAGGGGAGGGGGTGGTCTGTTTTTGTGGGAGGACAAGCAGGCCACCTCCTCCCAGAAGGAGTCCTTTCAGCCGCACAGGCCTGCCTGGGCCTTAATGGTCAACAAAAGTCAGTGTGATCTCCGTTAATAATTCTCTCTGTGTCCCACTGAAGTCCAGATTTGTTCTCATTTAGCAGAGGAGAAGAGCAAGATGAGGAACAGAGGCAAGACAGGGGGGAGGCGGGTCGGTTGTATAGCTTGTGGTAGGCTGACTGTACAATCATAACAGTTGACGGTTTCTGTGTCATGTAAGATGCATTTGCATGAGATACTAGCACGAATCCACCCACCGTGTTTCATTGTTGTTCATTGATCAGGCTGGAGATACTGATGCTCCCTTTAGGTGCAGCTGCCGTGTTTCCATTGTAAACACTAGGTGTTAGTTTCGCCATCTTTACTTTGTGCTCATTCATATCTGgtggtacttttttttttttttaacattgttctgaataattgtttttcataatcatttctGATTTGTATGACTAAAATTCTGTTGCTCATCATTAGACAAAAGAActtaattgagtttttttttttttcaccataaaaacaaatgcattcatTACTGTGATTTCAGCATCATTGCTCGTCTAGATGTGTAAAATGCTTTAGTTGCACGTTGTGGTTCCATGTGTGGATGTGATGTCTTAATCAGATGAGcctgtgtaatttaattttttgtggaGCAACAGTTTGTACTAATACAGTCATATTTCTCATCAGTCCATCTGGGAAGAAGTTTAGGAGCAAGCCTCAGCTGGCCCGTTACCTCGGTAACCAGATGGACCTCAGCTCCTTTGATTTTCGCACGGGGAAGATGCTGATGAGCAAACTGAACAAGAACCGCCAGAGACTGCGATACGACAACAACAACCAGAACAAGGTGAGacgatttaatttaatttaatgcacacacaataaaaatatacaaacatgttcaaatgtatacacacacaccccactgATTTATAGATAAATGTCTCTTAGTAAGttgcaaagacaaaaaccaCACCGAGCTTATGGGATAGTTCTGGCTAGATATTTGCTATAAAGCATTTTTGCTATAAAGCATTTATAATTCATGTATAATTCAGGACAGGGCTTCCCAAAAGCTTTGCAGGAGCtggcctttttcttttcttaaaccaatcttGATGTGTTTGGCAGCAGTGTCCTGTCTAGTTGAGATTAGGTTTAAAAATCTGGAGgatatatgcatttttttgtgtgtgtttgtttttcttcagcaaattAGCCCCatagcatgattctgccaccgcAATGCTCAGCAGTATTCTTAAATTTCAAAGCATTACCTTGACTTTTCCAAACATTCTTCTTGTCATCGTGATCAAGAAGTTCAATCTTTTTTGCATCTGACCATAAAACTTTGACTCTTGTGGGCATTTGGCTTGTTCTCTGatcctttttaaacattttttttttgtctgggtCAGATGGTTGAAACTTGGACATAGTTGTGTTCCAGTAGGACAAATAAAggatcccaaacacacatccaAACTAAATAGGCAAAGGAGGTGCAACAAGcaatgggacttttttttttctcgtaacaaaatgtgaatatatgattattttgatatttgacacaacagttttgtctttttaaggaCCCTCTTCATATCGCAATTATACTGAAGGCCTGGTAAGCCAAGCGGTTTTAAGTGTTTGTTCACATGCAGCCTGAGAATGAGTCTCCTGTGTTCAGACCCACTATATGCAAAATATAAGCAAGCTGAGACACAATGATGCAACCGTAATGCAACACTCTTCCTCAAATGTTACTCAGAAAAGTTTTTTATGCAAAGTAGTTCTGCTTGATCTCAAAGCGATGTTTGCTTTGAAGTGGGCGGTTGTAAGTGTAAATATGCCGTGGGATCAAGTTTcatccccttttttttttttttttttgccaagccacaaaacaaacaggacatTATTGCAGCTAAATCTTCATTTCCAAACTGATCACTTTCCTCTCAGATTTTTGTTGCATTACTTACAGAGTCCAAATCAGCCATGATCAATAATTCTTTCTCTATTCGCCGCTCTTATTTCACAGGGCAAACCTGACTTAAACACGTCGCTGCCGGTAAGACAGACGGCCTCCATTTTTAAGCAGCCTGTTACAAAGGTCACCAACCATCCCAACAACAAAGTGAAGACGGATCCTCAGAAAGCCGTCGATCAGCCCCGACAGGTGAACAGCCCCCAGTTATTATCTCAAGCATCCCGTTGCCAGAAAGACTGGTTTCACATACCATAATGTGACGTATTAGGTGTCAGAAGGGGTAAAAGTTTACTTTTGAACTTCCTGTATTGTGAAATTACATCTTGAAAtgggaacattttctttttttccccccagcttTTCTGGGAGAAAAAGCTCAGTGGTCTTAACGCGTATGACATCGCAGAGGAGCTGGTGAAGACGATGGAGCTGCCTAAAGGCCTGCAGGGTAAACCGCTCGATCCATCAACCAGAGTGGTAGCATTTCTGGAGAAAGTCATCCTGAAAATGTCTGATGACTCCTTCTGCAGGTGTCGGCCCGGGCTGCACGGACAAAACGCTCCTGTCGGCTATAGCGAGCGCCCTGCACACGAGCGCCGCGCCGATCACGGGGCAGCTGTCTGCGGCGGTGGAGAAGAATCCGGGCGTGTGGCTCAACACTGCCCAGCCGCTCTGCAAGGCCTTTATAGTCACAGACGAGGACATCCGGTAGGTTGTTGGTACCAAAACGATCACACTGTTAAAGCTTCAGACCGTTTAATTACTACAATTGTGTTTCAAACAGCCGTATCTGAAATTACGTCCTGGTGAAACGTTTGCATTGGTCAGTTTTAGAGATGTACAGTTAAAAAAGGGGAAATATCAGCTGGACTCTGGGAACAATGCTGCTTGTTTTACGTTTATATGACTTCCATTTAATATGTCTGGGCACAGTAAGGCTTGTAATCCAGCCAAGTTTGCTGTAACCTGATTGCTTGTTAGCAGTACCCCCAGCGACCACCAGGTCTGTGCAGAAACGCAGCATCTGCTCTGAGCTCCAACTGTCGCCTCCTAACGACTTCCTGTTGCGCTTGTGTGCAGGAAACAGGAGGAGCTGGTGTACAGCGTCAGGAAGAGGCTGGAGGAGGCGCTGATGGCCGACATGCTGGCCCACGTCGAGGAGGCCTCCAGCGAGGGGGAGCCCCCGAAGGACGAGGGCAACGGCAGCGAAGACATGGAGACCGTATAGCACAGGTAGCAGAGGCACTGGCGAAGGGCACAGTCCCCCTTGTGCCTTTAAATTCATGCATACGCCTTTAAAATTTTACACCTGCAAAATTATCAGATACAGCAACTCAAAGTAGTTTACAATTGgggaaatggaagaaaaaatgttcattttaataattttatttatttatttttttacaaaaaaatctgtgaagtgtggcatgcattttttttttttattcagcccaTTTTTACTGAGTGCAACCAATTAATatcagaatttatttaattaaacaattgTAATGACCTTTTTCACAGTGTCATAATTTGAGACGCTGAATTTTGGGTTTCTGTTACCTGCATgtataatcatcaaaattacaaaagagGTTTGGAATTAATCACTTTGTTTGATTCTACATAATATGTGAGATAACTGGCAAGAAATGCTGAACTTTTATGCAATATGaatttttttagatgtgcctgTAAGTGACCCGAGACCATCCTGCCCATTCGTACCATGTAACAGTGGTGGAGGCATCATGGTGTGGAGACGGTTACCCTCTGCTGGgaagctgatcagagttgatcTAAATGcaggacaatcctggaagataacctttttttttcataaaaaaattgacttgaatacatgtcacatttttacagaacgttattaaaaaaagttaaaccgtgtatttttatcaaattttatACTATTGTGTCGATATTTGGcataaatcctaataaaacaccTTGAAATCTTTGCATCTGTTAACTTCAGGTTAACAAATGCAATAAGTGGAAGAATCAGATTCTGCTCAATCAAATGGCGTCCAGAGTAAACGCTCCTTAACTCGCTGGTGATTGTTTCTCCTGGCAGGTTGTTGTGAAGACCGATTGGACTCATTCGCCCCCCGTAAACACGAGCGTTAACCGTAGGATTTCCATTCCAGTGCGGCCCTTAAGAACTGTCCCTCGGTGTCCAGTCTAGGCGTCCACTCACTCCAGAAGACCCTTGGCAGTCATTTTACCACCCTTGATTGTCTCCATTAAGTGGGACTCTGTGACTGTATTTATGAGCGcagatttttaattagtaaaacaGACAACTATGAATGACaactataaatatattcaaTATAATTTCCTTACAATGTGTCAAAGATGAGTGTTTAgtgttaaatgtattttttacgAAAATGTCTCGGATggatttgtgctttttgtttgcGACAATCATGTCCGATCCAAATGGTTCGGGTCAGCAGACAGCCGGCGTGTTTGCTCCTTTTGTTTCGGGCACCTTTTGAGGCGAATGGTTTTTGTACTGTACTGCATCCGTTTTTGGAAATTTAAAGTGAAGCTCAACCtatcatattttgtatttaaatgtcttGTTGAAATCATggtgtggtttgttttttgtttttttttcctttagctttCAGAGCGTTTGGTGGTTTGGTTTtgcttatattttgtttttcatcactAAACTGGGTGCTTAGAAAGTTCAACAGtacttttgtacattttggttttttttttttctttttcttgtaaagCATCTGTGTTATTACACACTTGCCGCCTCTTTTAAAAATTCATGCACAAAACCGGCGACGACGGATGGGATAGTTTTTAATCCGTCACTTTCCAAGGAGAAAGGGTTTTACAGTTTCTTTGCTGGCTCACAACATCGAGCTGGAATCATGAAATGCCCTGCTCAACCTGAGCAGGCtgattgctgaaatgtgttaaagaaataaaatttgtcaCTATGGTACCAAACCTCTGCATTTTGTTCTTATGCACATTTTACATGGAGTACAGTACAAATGTTTGGGGAGTTGATTGGGACTAATTGTGAAAAGCCAAcaaaagtagtgcataattgtggcGTTTTAcgtaataaaaatctgaaaagtgtgtcaggcatttaaaaaaaataatttttttttttaccttcataaattattttgctTCAGTCACTTCTTTGCTGCATAAGCTCAAACTAAGAATTGTGTTGCTCTCTtatgctgcagttttaaagaCTAAATTTATTctggaattttatttattttttggtctggactttgactgggccattctaacacattatTTGATTAGTCACAGAGAGCTACTTCCCTTCAAAGTTTCGATGAGTCTCTTAACACACCTGAAGTGGAATGACATGTTGATGAGGGAACTCatccatttgattcaggtgtgttggataAGGGACACGCCtgcaactccagtccttgaATGACACTGCCCTGCAAATTTTGGATGAATCcatgctccaacacacctgaatcaaataattgGTTAATGACAAACCTTTGCAAAAACTTGCTGACATGGGACTTTTGAAGACaagttgtctttgtttttggtgGCCGTTAGAGTAAAATCAGCTACATAGAAATTCATGGCAAAAGTTACTtataatattgattaaaattaatttttttagtcCATCTCCTAAAATCCCAACgtggttgaaatgtgacaaaatgtgaaaaagttaagtTGGTGTGAATATCAGTCAAGGACCTTGTAGATGTTGTCCTCAGTTTAGCAAATAGGTCTcactgagaggaaaaaa
It encodes:
- the mbd3b gene encoding methyl-CpG-binding domain protein 3b isoform X11, translated to MDKNDPSGKKFRSKPQLARYLGNQMDLSSFDFRTGKMLMSKLNKNRQRLRYDNNNQNKGKPDLNTSLPVRQTASIFKQPVTKVTNHPNNKVKTDPQKAVDQPRQLFWEKKLSGLNAYDIAEELVKTMELPKGLQGVGPGCTDKTLLSAIASALHTSAAPITGQLSAAVEKNPGVWLNTAQPLCKAFIVTDEDIRKQEELVYSVRKRLEEALMADMLAHVEEASSEGEPPKDEGNGSEDMETV
- the mbd3b gene encoding methyl-CpG-binding domain protein 3b isoform X6, with product MEKKRWDCSALPKGWKMEEVTRKSGLSAGKSDVYYFSPSGKKFRSKPQLARYLGNQMDLSSFDFRTGKMLMSKLNKNRQRLRYDNNNQNKGKPDLNTSLPVRQTASIFKQPVTKVTNHPNNKVKTDPQKAVDQPRQLFWEKKLSGLNAYDIAEELVKTMELPKGLQGVGPGCTDKTLLSAIASALHTSAAPITGQLSAAVEKNPGVWLNTAQPLCKAFIVTDEDIRKQEELVYSVRKRLEEALMADMLAHVEEASSEGEPPKDEGNGSEDMETV
- the mbd3b gene encoding methyl-CpG-binding domain protein 3b isoform X4 is translated as MSGVVGTKQKKVLKEKGRGWSVFVGGQAGHLLPEGVLSAAQACLGLNGQQKGEEQDEEQSPSGKKFRSKPQLARYLGNQMDLSSFDFRTGKMLMSKLNKNRQRLRYDNNNQNKGKPDLNTSLPVRQTASIFKQPVTKVTNHPNNKVKTDPQKAVDQPRQLFWEKKLSGLNAYDIAEELVKTMELPKGLQGVGPGCTDKTLLSAIASALHTSAAPITGQLSAAVEKNPGVWLNTAQPLCKAFIVTDEDIRKQEELVYSVRKRLEEALMADMLAHVEEASSEGEPPKDEGNGSEDMETV
- the mbd3b gene encoding methyl-CpG-binding domain protein 3b isoform X8; the encoded protein is MDKNEGEEQDEEQRQDRGEAGRLYSLCPSGKKFRSKPQLARYLGNQMDLSSFDFRTGKMLMSKLNKNRQRLRYDNNNQNKGKPDLNTSLPVRQTASIFKQPVTKVTNHPNNKVKTDPQKAVDQPRQLFWEKKLSGLNAYDIAEELVKTMELPKGLQGVGPGCTDKTLLSAIASALHTSAAPITGQLSAAVEKNPGVWLNTAQPLCKAFIVTDEDIRKQEELVYSVRKRLEEALMADMLAHVEEASSEGEPPKDEGNGSEDMETV
- the mbd3b gene encoding methyl-CpG-binding domain protein 3b isoform X10, giving the protein MDKNEGEEQDEEQSPSGKKFRSKPQLARYLGNQMDLSSFDFRTGKMLMSKLNKNRQRLRYDNNNQNKGKPDLNTSLPVRQTASIFKQPVTKVTNHPNNKVKTDPQKAVDQPRQLFWEKKLSGLNAYDIAEELVKTMELPKGLQGVGPGCTDKTLLSAIASALHTSAAPITGQLSAAVEKNPGVWLNTAQPLCKAFIVTDEDIRKQEELVYSVRKRLEEALMADMLAHVEEASSEGEPPKDEGNGSEDMETV
- the mbd3b gene encoding methyl-CpG-binding domain protein 3b isoform X9; the protein is MDKNDRGEEQDEEQSPSGKKFRSKPQLARYLGNQMDLSSFDFRTGKMLMSKLNKNRQRLRYDNNNQNKGKPDLNTSLPVRQTASIFKQPVTKVTNHPNNKVKTDPQKAVDQPRQLFWEKKLSGLNAYDIAEELVKTMELPKGLQGVGPGCTDKTLLSAIASALHTSAAPITGQLSAAVEKNPGVWLNTAQPLCKAFIVTDEDIRKQEELVYSVRKRLEEALMADMLAHVEEASSEGEPPKDEGNGSEDMETV
- the mbd3b gene encoding methyl-CpG-binding domain protein 3b isoform X7, with the protein product MDKNDRGEEQDEEQRQDRGEAGRLYSLCPSGKKFRSKPQLARYLGNQMDLSSFDFRTGKMLMSKLNKNRQRLRYDNNNQNKGKPDLNTSLPVRQTASIFKQPVTKVTNHPNNKVKTDPQKAVDQPRQLFWEKKLSGLNAYDIAEELVKTMELPKGLQGVGPGCTDKTLLSAIASALHTSAAPITGQLSAAVEKNPGVWLNTAQPLCKAFIVTDEDIRKQEELVYSVRKRLEEALMADMLAHVEEASSEGEPPKDEGNGSEDMETV
- the mbd3b gene encoding methyl-CpG-binding domain protein 3b isoform X2; amino-acid sequence: MSGVVGTKQKKVLKEKGRGWSVFVGGQAGHLLPEGVLSAAQACLGLNGQQKGEEQDEEQRQDRGEAGRLYSLCPSGKKFRSKPQLARYLGNQMDLSSFDFRTGKMLMSKLNKNRQRLRYDNNNQNKGKPDLNTSLPVRQTASIFKQPVTKVTNHPNNKVKTDPQKAVDQPRQLFWEKKLSGLNAYDIAEELVKTMELPKGLQGVGPGCTDKTLLSAIASALHTSAAPITGQLSAAVEKNPGVWLNTAQPLCKAFIVTDEDIRKQEELVYSVRKRLEEALMADMLAHVEEASSEGEPPKDEGNGSEDMETV